GCCTTTTTGAACTGTCGGGCAGATCCAGCTGCTGCCAAAAGCGCCGTCGCCGCGAGTGGACCAATGCCCGGGATAGTCATTAATCGACGTGCGGTATCGCTTTGAGAGGCAACCGCCTCAATCTCGCGGTTGACTTCAGCGATCCGCAGCTCCAGCTGCCGCAGCTCGTCGAATGTAGATGCCAGAATGCGACGCATGGCCGACGTTAGATCATTCGATTCATCTGCCAAAACTCTCGGCAGATCTGCCTTGAACTTGCCGGCGCCCTGGTGAATAGCGATCCCATATTCCAGGCAAAAAGCGCGCATCTGATTTATGAGGCACGTCCGTTGCGACATCATCCGATCGCGAACACGATGCAGCGCTTGCAGGTCAATGTGCTCAGGCGACCTTAGCTCGACGAAGCGCATTGTTGGTCTCGTCACGGCTTCGGCGATCGCCGCGGCATCGATGATGTCATTTTTGTTGGACTTCACATATGGCTTCACGAATTGAGCTGGGATAATGCGAACGGTGTGCCCCATGGCGGCGATCTTGCGGGCCAACCATTGCGAGCCGGAGCAGGCCTCCATCCCCACCAAAGCCGGTCCTGCACGTTCGAAGAACTGCAAGAGCGTATCGCGCCGAAAGGTCGCCTTCTGGATCGGCATTCCGGCGGCGTCGAGTCCAACGACGTGGAAAAGGTTCTTGCCAATGTCGATCCCAAACACCGTTGCCGGCCTGGGCTTGTTCCGTGTCCTCATTGCTTCCTCCTTTCAAAAGCCAACTCAGTCTGACTGAGAGGACGGGGCGGGTCATCCCATTAGTGGTGACGCCCGCCGCCGAGCGGAAAGCAGTCGCCCATCTGCGAACGGCATTCGGGATGAGCGAACGGCGGGCGTGTAAAGCCATCGGCTGCTGCCGTATGACAGTGAGATACCAGACGGCCCGAGCGGACGATGCCGGCCTTCGCCAGCGCATGAGGGCGATCGCCCAGGAGCGCCGTCGCTTCGGCTATCGGCGCCTGCACGTTCTGCTCAAGCGAGAGGGTTATGTGATCAACCACAAGAAGCTGTTCCGGCTCTACCGGGAAGAGAAGCTTGCGGTGCGCCGCCGCGGCGGTCGCAAACGGGCGATCGGGACCAGGGCGCCGATGACCGTGCCGATGGCGCCCAACGACCGCTGGTCGCTCGACTTCGTGTCGGATCAGCTCACCGATGGCCGCCGCTTCCGCGTCCTGACCGTGGTTGATGATTGCACCCGCGAGTGCCTGGCGCTGGTGGCCGATACTTCGCTCTCCGGTACCCGGGTGGCGCGGGAACTGGACCGGCTGATGATGGAGCGCGGCAAGCCGAAGATGGTGGTCAGCGACAATGGCAGCGAGTTGACCAGCAACGCCATCCTGACATGGGCCGATGAGAGCCGTGTCGCATGGCACTACATCGCGCC
This is a stretch of genomic DNA from Bradyrhizobium sp. CB2312. It encodes these proteins:
- a CDS encoding IS110 family transposase; its protein translation is MRTRNKPRPATVFGIDIGKNLFHVVGLDAAGMPIQKATFRRDTLLQFFERAGPALVGMEACSGSQWLARKIAAMGHTVRIIPAQFVKPYVKSNKNDIIDAAAIAEAVTRPTMRFVELRSPEHIDLQALHRVRDRMMSQRTCLINQMRAFCLEYGIAIHQGAGKFKADLPRVLADESNDLTSAMRRILASTFDELRQLELRIAEVNREIEAVASQSDTARRLMTIPGIGPLAATALLAAAGSARQFKKARDMAAWLGLVPREYSTGGKTKLLGISKRGNRYLRRMIIHGARSCVTHLDRSRYHLGAWLDGLQARMHTNKVTVALAAKIARIAWVVMTKPGASYERRDPAFS